One Punica granatum isolate Tunisia-2019 chromosome 3, ASM765513v2, whole genome shotgun sequence genomic window carries:
- the LOC116198751 gene encoding geranylgeranyl pyrophosphate synthase, chloroplastic-like: MLQAMKSLNLRALFFSLIGTLLFHLISLFFHLIRIPFPYFEEALFGLGAHFKHRPPPLFHLIRIPFSYFEEALFRLGAHFKHRPPPLFHLIRIPFSYFEEALFHHGAHFKHRLRPQSSLNFEHYMERKVTAVNEALDAAVPLRAPLRIHEAMRYSLLAGGKRLRPIFCIAACELVGGTQSKVMPIACVLEMIHTMSLIQDDLPCMDNDDLRRGKSTTHKVYGEATAILACDGLIALAIEHVTVKTEGIMSTAQIVQAIREIATGAKALIMGQEEDIRSEGMSNVDLKQLEFIHLHKTAPLFEASVVLGAIMGGGSTKEIEKLRKFGRIAGLLFQVVDDILDVTKSTPELGKTAGKDVMAEKVTYPKLLGIDKSREYAEELVQDALGQLTGFDPVRAAPLVSLINYAAYRQS; the protein is encoded by the exons ATGCTCCAAGCGATGAAGTCACTGAACTTGAGAGCGCTCTTTTTTAGCCTGATCGGAACCCTGTTGTTTCACTTGATCTCCCTATTTTTTCACTTGATCAGAATCCCCTTTCCTTACTTCGAGGAGGCTCTCTTCGGCCTCGGAGCTCACTTCAAGCATCGTCCGCCCCCGTTGTTTCACTTGATCAGAATCCCCTTTTCTTACTTCGAGGAGGCTCTCTTCCGCCTCGGAGCTCACTTCAAGCATCGTCCGCCCCCGTTGTTTCACTTGATCAGAATCCCCTTTTCTTACTTCGAGGAGGCTCTTTTCCACCACGGAGCTCACTTCAAGCATCGTCTGCGGCCCCAGTCCAGCCTTAACTTTGAGCATTATATGGAGAGGAAAGTAACGGCAGTGAATGAGGCCCTGGACGCCGCGGTCCCCCTGCGTGCCCCTCTAAGGATCCACGAGGCGATGCGGTACTCACTGCTTGCGGGCGGGAAGCGCCTGCGCCCCATCTTCTGCATTGCTGCCTGCGAGCTCGTGGGCGGGACCCAGTCCAAGGTCATGCCCATCGCCTGCGTCCTCGAGATGATCCACACTATGTCCCTCATCCAGGACGACCTGCCCTGTATGGACAACGATGACTTGCGTCGCGGGAAGTCCACTACCCACAAG GTCTACGGGGAAGCAACTGCGATTTTGGCCTGCGATGGCCTTATAGCATTGGCGATTGAGCATGTCACTGTAAAAACGGAAGGTATTATGAGCACCGCACAAATTGTCCAAGCAATCCGGGAAATCGCGACTGGAGCTAAGGCCCTCATTATGGGCCAAGAGGAAGATATAAGATCCGAAGGGATGTCCAATGTGGACCTAAAGCAGCTCGAGTTCATCCACTTACACAAGACTGCGCCCCTTTTTGAGGCCTCAGTTGTGCTCGGGGCGATCATGGGAGGCGGGTCCACCAAGGAGATTGAGAAATTGAGAAAGTTCGGAAGGATTGCCGGGTTGCTGTTCCAGGTGGTGGACGACATCTTAGACGTGACGAAGTCAACCCCGGAGCTGGGAAAAACTGCGGGGAAGGACGTAATGGCTGAGAAAGTCACCTACCCAAAATTGTTAGGGATTGATAAGTCCAGGGAGTATGCCGAGGAGTTGGTTCAGGACGCACTGGGACAGTTGACGGGGTTCGATCCTGTTAGGGCAGCTCCACTGGTCAGTCTAATAAATTATGCCGCCTATAGGCAGAGCTGA